gTAAGGCTTAATTAAgttgaaaagttttaaaaagtttaactgactttctattaaatttttatgatttattagattaatgaaaatttatttattttttaatcgaCTTCATGTTGTTACAATTTTCTGATAATTAAGTAATTTGGTTATATGACCTGACGGTTTTATTATCCTgttatatgtgattttataattttatagttatataattttaagattaaatatgttttaaacttttgaagttatgataaattgaaatttatatttatttaaattttttatatatggtagtttctaatttttaacttcttaatttttttaatatagtgtttaaatatatattcatacttcaatgtcaatttaaaatatattttggacacattaaaaatatttaatgaaattgagttaaaaaaattatgttaatttatatttaaaaattaagaactaaaatatatcaaaattttaaaataaaagaaaaatttatattaaaattcaataattaaaaatatatttaatccataatttataattatagacaaaaaataataactgtttttatgataaaaagattacaaaattataaatgtatgaaattatataattataaattaaaaagttaaatatagtgaaaattaagTACAATGAGGAGAGAAAATATAGTACTTATCATCCACTGATTAAAAAGGGAATTCtattaactaaaaaattttaaattttttaagactGAATAAAACACTAAAATAGAGAATCAATTTAAAGTTCCTACATTTATCGGGCATGTATTAATTactgtattaaaaaataacatattactTTTTGTTATTACTGGTCTCCTAATTAAATTGAAACTTATGAGGCTACAGAGAAAGATGTTTGAAAAGAGATTTGTTTAGAAGTTATAAGTTTGATCTTTGAAGTTGTAAGTTGATGCgtcataaaaaaaagtgaaacaataacttaatttcttttcacGCCTTATCTATCAAACACCAAGACTGCACTATACAAAGCTGCCATGCCGATGGCGATGACCGCGTCGCAGTTGCGGTGGGGATGGAGGCCGCCGCCGAAGCAGCAACGGCGTCGTATGGCTCCTGTGGTCTGTTCAGTGGCTATAGAGAACGCGCAGAAGAAAGAGAGAGCGAGACTAAAAAAGCTTTTCGAAGAAGCGTACGAGAGGTGCCGCACTGCTCCCACCGAAGGCGTCTCTTTCACTCTCCAGCAATTCACCGACGCTCTCGACAAGTATGACTACGAATCCGAAGTTGGCACTAAGGCACGTTCCTTTCCCTTTACCGTCCAAAAATGGTTTTGAAGTTGTGTGTGGTTGAGAGTGTTTTGTGTTTACCTATTTTATACTATTTGCGGcattttgataattgattgcgtgtgaagaaaatgaaagagggGCGAGAGGTTTTAAATTGTGGTTGTAGTCGCTGTTTTCTCTCTGTCCATGTGTTGTAGAGAATTATGGACAAATGTAGCTGATGTGACCAATTTAGGTTATATAGTTAttcttgattttataaaaaattgtagaaaatGCAGCTGATGTAGCGCAAGTGGTAGATACCCTAAATATCCAGTAGGGTTGAGGACTGAATTTTGGATTCTTGGGAGAAGCTTGTAATTGTAGCCTGAATTATACTTAAGTCCTATCTGGATAAACTTCTTCGTAAGAGATGATTGGATACACGTTTTTATACATTCAATATAAAAGTTAACTGCGTAAGCTGATTTTACCTTACCGGAGAAACTcaaattctttttttccttacatattttcttctttaactAGTGCTTTACAAGGAAGTTTATCTTAATAGGGCCTAgtacattttacatttttttccctCACATGTTTTCTTTAATAAGTGTTTACAAAGAAGTTATCTTAATGGGGTGTAGTACATTTTAGTTTACCCTTGCGTTTTGGGGGGTTTTTGAAATGAACTAGTGATGGTTGCTGATGGTTTTTCAGGTTAAGGGCACTGTTTTTGCCACAGATGGAGGTGGAGCTTATGTTGACATTACTGCAAAGTCCGCAGCCTACTTGCCCCTGCAAGAGGCTTGCATTAGCAAAATTAAGAAAGTTGAAGAAGCAGGTATAGTTCCTGGGTTGAGGGAGGAATTTATGATCATTGGTGAGAATGGAACGGATGATACATTGATCCTGAGTTTGAGGTCTATCCAATATGACCTTGCATGGGAGCGCTGTAGACAACTGCAGGCTGAAGATGCTGTTGTCAAGGGTAAGGTAGGTTTTGCTAACTGAGAAACTTAATTCAGTTAGGATTTGgcttatatgtttttttcaagtcttatttgTTGTGACATCGATTTGTGGAAATCTTTCAAGTAAATATTATAGAGTAAAGCATAAGAAAAATTGATCCTGTTAACTTTGcgaatttgtttatttgatcGTGGATTGCATTAACTGTTTcatttccctatccacctctaTCTTCTGACTTATGTATATTGTATGGCTGGCAGGTTGTCAGTGCAAACAAAGGCGGTTTGGTGGCTCAAGTGGAAGGCCTCAAGGGGTTTGTTCCATTTTCACAGATATCAGCGGTAAGCTTCTTTGACATTCATGGACTGGCATGAATTAGATTCAACTTATAGCAAGAGCTCAACATATTGGCATTAATGAAAGTATAATAAGGGCTTTGGTGGGAACAAGAATCGAATATGGTTAACTTAATTGTGGGTATCTCAAAAGATGTAAATCTCAAAAGCATATTAACAATAGGTGTATAAATGAGTTGAACTGCACT
Above is a genomic segment from Vigna radiata var. radiata cultivar VC1973A chromosome 10, Vradiata_ver6, whole genome shotgun sequence containing:
- the LOC106774455 gene encoding 30S ribosomal protein S1, chloroplastic — its product is MPMAMTASQLRWGWRPPPKQQRRRMAPVVCSVAIENAQKKERARLKKLFEEAYERCRTAPTEGVSFTLQQFTDALDKYDYESEVGTKVKGTVFATDGGGAYVDITAKSAAYLPLQEACISKIKKVEEAGIVPGLREEFMIIGENGTDDTLILSLRSIQYDLAWERCRQLQAEDAVVKGKVVSANKGGLVAQVEGLKGFVPFSQISAKSTGEELLEQEISFKFVEVDEEQSRLVLSHRKAVAESQGQLGIGSVVIGSVQSIKPYGAFVDIGGISGLLHVSQISHDRITDITTVLQPGDILKVMILSHDRQRGRVSLSTKKLEPSPGDMIRNPKLVFEKAEEMAQTFRQRIAQAEAMARADMLRFQPEGGLSLSGEGILGPLSSDLPPEGVNLSEVPLAEES